A single Drechmeria coniospora strain ARSEF 6962 chromosome 03, whole genome shotgun sequence DNA region contains:
- a CDS encoding apurinic endonuclease — MTAKRKAETEPMRRKSDNDKSAASSINVNKKRKSRDKKDESMPLTQRTATSVLGKDMHIGAHVSAAGGVHNSINNALQVGANSFALFLKSQRKWDNPPLSTEARDLFHSNCEQHGYNAAQHVLPHGSYLVNLAQSDEIKASQAYKSFIDDLHRCELLGIKLYNFHPGSTLGDSRAAAIGRIAAQLNKSHKETKTVVTVLENMAGAGNIIGSTWEDLRDIIALVKDKERVGVCIDTCHAFAAGYDLRTPDAFHQTIQAFNTVVGAKYLKALHLNDSKAPFKSNRDLHANIGTGFLGLRAFHSVMNHDAFQGMPMVLETPIDRQNSQGKAIEDKQVWADEIKLLESLIGMDPESEEFIVKEKELCQKGEAERKKVQEQVDRKLSKDANKKKKGKAD; from the exons ATGACGGCCAAGCGAAAGGCTGAAACGGAGCCGATGCGTCGGAAAAGCGACAACGATAAGTCTGCTGCATCATCTATCAACGTCAACAAGAAACGCAAATCCAGGGACAAGAAGGATGAATCCATGCCACTCACTCAGCGGACGGCGACTTCCGTCCTTGGGAAGGATATGCATATCGGCGCTCATGTCAGTGCAGCAGGGG GCGTTCATAATTCCATCAACAACGCCCTTCAGGTTGGCGCGAACTCGTTTGCACTTTTCCTCAAGTCCCAACGCAAGTGGGACAACCCCCCGTTATCAACCGAGGCGCGCGACCTCTTCCACAGCAACTGCGAGCAACACGGTTACAACGCCGCCCAGCATGTCCTCCCACACGGGTCGTACCTTGTCAACCTCGCACAGTCGGACGAGATAAAAGCGTCGCAAGCGTATAAGAGCTTCATCGATGACCTGCATCGGTGCGAGTTGCTTGGCATCAAGCTGTACAACTTCCATCCAGGATCGACGCTTGGGGACTCGCGCGCAGCGGCGATTGGCCGCATCGCCGCGCAGCTGAACAAGTCGCACAAGGAAACCAAGACGGTGGTGACGGTGCTGGAGAACATGGCTGGTGCGGGAAACATCATCGGGTCTACCTGGGAGGACCTAAGGGACATAATCGCCCTTgtcaaggacaaggagcGTGTGGGGGTCTGCATCGACACGTGCCACGCCTTCGCGGCTGGCTACGATTTGCGAACGCCTGATGCATTCCATCAGACGATTCAAGCCTTTAACACGGTTGTCGGGGCCAAGTATCTCAAGGCGTtacact TAAACGATAGCAAGGCTCCATTCAAATCCAACCGCGATCTCCATGCCAATATCGGTACCGGCTTCCTAGGTCTGCGTGCTTTCCACAGCGTCATGAACCACGATGCTTTTCAGGGAATGCCCATGGTACTTGAGACGCCCATTGACCGCCAAAACAGTCAAGGCAAGGCAATCGAAGACAAGCAGGTTTGGGCTGATGAGATCAAGCTGCTAGAGAGCCTCATCGGTATGGACCCCGAGAGTGAAGAGTTCATAGTCAAGGAGAAGGAGTTGTGTCAGAAAGGCGAGGCTGAACGAAAAAAGGTTCAAGAGCAAGTCGACAGAAAGCTGAGCAAAGATGCGAACAAAAAGAAAAAGGGCAAGGCGGATTGA